In one Planctomycetota bacterium genomic region, the following are encoded:
- a CDS encoding GNAT family N-acetyltransferase encodes MKPLTLDIPLQFETERLVLRRPELKDVDVIHGSALAAMPALAEWMPWAELDMPRSVADEWVREVLGRWYGRTELAYMILRDGRHIGNTSVFALDWDVPRGEIGYWLRNDARGQGLMTEALAGFRDLLAERLGFQRVDLRIEEPNAPSRAVAERAGFTCEATMRRYGKFADGRFQHMCMYAWTLQESDR; translated from the coding sequence ATGAAACCGTTGACGCTCGACATCCCGCTGCAGTTCGAGACCGAGCGTCTCGTGCTTCGCCGGCCGGAGTTGAAGGACGTCGATGTGATCCATGGGTCGGCGCTCGCGGCGATGCCGGCGCTGGCGGAGTGGATGCCGTGGGCGGAACTGGACATGCCGCGGAGCGTGGCGGACGAGTGGGTCCGCGAAGTGCTCGGGCGCTGGTACGGGCGTACCGAACTGGCATACATGATTCTCCGCGACGGCCGACACATCGGAAACACCAGCGTGTTCGCTCTCGACTGGGACGTGCCCCGTGGCGAGATCGGTTACTGGCTCCGCAACGACGCACGCGGTCAGGGGCTGATGACCGAAGCACTCGCCGGGTTTCGTGACCTGCTCGCCGAGCGGCTCGGCTTCCAGCGCGTCGACCTACGCATCGAAGAACCCAACGCTCCCAGCCGCGCCGTCGCCGAACGTGCCGGCTTCACATGCGAGGCGACGATGCGTCGCTACGGCAAGTTCGCTGACGGCCGATTCCAACACATGTGCATGTACGCCTGGACGCTGCAGGAGTCAGACCGATGA
- a CDS encoding GNAT family N-acetyltransferase: protein MNPMTINIPERLETDRLVLRLPTLADAEIVAAGVQASIEELHEWMPWAKKDYGVDDATTWIHQTLAEWHQRKGVPYLILLDGVHVGNVGLFDVEWDVPRGEIGYWMRTDHVGKGYMTEACNVVTDLAMETFGFHRIIVTSSDNNVRSWAVAERCGYTFEGVLRNYRRHTDGTLDHARMYAKTSA, encoded by the coding sequence ATGAACCCGATGACAATCAACATTCCCGAACGCCTTGAAACCGATCGTCTCGTCCTGCGTCTGCCGACGCTCGCCGATGCCGAGATCGTGGCGGCCGGCGTGCAGGCGTCGATCGAAGAACTGCATGAATGGATGCCGTGGGCGAAGAAGGACTACGGCGTCGACGACGCGACGACGTGGATCCACCAAACCCTCGCTGAATGGCATCAACGCAAAGGCGTGCCGTACTTGATCCTGCTCGACGGCGTGCATGTCGGCAACGTCGGTCTGTTCGACGTCGAGTGGGACGTCCCGCGAGGCGAGATCGGCTACTGGATGCGGACCGACCACGTCGGCAAGGGTTACATGACCGAAGCCTGTAATGTGGTGACGGACCTCGCCATGGAGACGTTCGGCTTCCACCGCATCATCGTCACCTCGTCGGACAACAACGTGCGCAGTTGGGCCGTCGCCGAGCGGTGTGGGTACACGTTTGAAGGCGTGCTGCGCAACTATCGCCGACACACCGACGGCACGCTCGACCACGCACGGATGTACGCCAAAACCTCGGCGTGA
- a CDS encoding sulfite exporter TauE/SafE family protein: protein MPADLPHLLLLTAAVAFGAFVQGAIGFAFVLLVTPLLIALGMSLPQTIAIGLVCVVVQTALSCWQARGELPWRDVGTVIGWRLLGLPLGIAALTKLAVSDPQIVKQVVGAALLLAVALLAVARPRPAEHVPIWATATAGTSSGFLAGLTGMGGPPLVLWLTLRDWPTRRTRGFLWLSFVLMIPVQFVLLAWQFPTDTRTGAIYGLAALPVVAGASFIGVRAGDRLPRERLRQVMLGVLVVLGLIHVTAPLW, encoded by the coding sequence TTGCCGGCCGACCTGCCCCATCTCCTACTCCTCACCGCAGCGGTGGCGTTCGGGGCGTTCGTGCAGGGGGCCATCGGGTTTGCGTTTGTTCTGCTGGTCACACCGTTGTTGATCGCGTTGGGCATGTCGCTGCCGCAGACGATCGCGATCGGGCTGGTGTGCGTGGTGGTCCAGACCGCGCTGTCCTGTTGGCAGGCACGTGGCGAACTGCCGTGGCGTGACGTGGGTACGGTGATCGGCTGGCGGCTGCTCGGGCTGCCGCTCGGCATCGCGGCGCTGACAAAGCTCGCCGTGAGCGACCCGCAGATCGTCAAGCAGGTCGTGGGGGCTGCGCTGTTGCTGGCGGTGGCGCTGCTCGCCGTCGCCCGGCCGCGACCGGCTGAACATGTGCCGATCTGGGCCACCGCAACGGCGGGCACGAGTTCGGGCTTCCTCGCCGGACTAACCGGCATGGGCGGCCCGCCGCTGGTGCTCTGGCTCACGCTGCGTGACTGGCCGACACGTCGGACGCGCGGGTTTCTCTGGCTCAGCTTCGTGCTGATGATTCCCGTCCAGTTCGTGTTGCTCGCATGGCAGTTTCCAACCGACACACGAACCGGTGCGATCTACGGCCTGGCCGCGTTGCCGGTGGTGGCGGGGGCGTCGTTCATCGGCGTTCGGGCCGGCGATCGGCTGCCACGGGAGCGGTTGCGGCAAGTGATGCTCGGCGTGCTCGTGGTCCTCGGACTGATCCACGTCACCGCGCCGCTGTGGTGA
- a CDS encoding MazG nucleotide pyrophosphohydrolase domain-containing protein: protein MKPSLTLAEFQRHIREKYHDTDAARGTPGTWMWFIEEVGELSSALAKGDDRANIEEEFADVVAWLCTLANINDVDLEAAIRRKYLDGDGPTGVK from the coding sequence ATGAAGCCATCACTGACCCTGGCGGAGTTCCAACGGCACATCCGCGAGAAGTACCACGACACCGACGCGGCTCGCGGGACGCCGGGGACGTGGATGTGGTTCATCGAAGAGGTCGGCGAACTGTCGAGCGCGCTGGCCAAAGGCGATGATCGTGCGAACATCGAAGAAGAGTTCGCCGACGTCGTCGCGTGGCTGTGTACGTTGGCGAACATCAACGACGTCGACCTCGAAGCAGCGATCCGACGGAAGTATCTCGACGGCGATGGGCCGACCGGAGTGAAATGA